The Penicillium psychrofluorescens genome assembly, chromosome: 2 nucleotide sequence CTCTCGCACCTTAAACATTCCCTCAGGATCCTATGCCTGGTGGTGCATGATTTGCGATGGAAATGCCCTATTCGCTGGAAGGGTTCTTTCAAGGGCACTCTCGGCTCACTGGCGAGTCATCGCAAGCTGGAATCGCTAACCATTCCGTTCATCATCCTTTTTGGGTGGGAagctccgccgccacagACAACACTACAGAAGCTGCCCCAGTCGCTGCGTGAGCTTCATCTCCGAGATGACTGTGCTGAGTTGAGCCACTACCGGTGGGGACCACGACTCTGCCTTGAGAAGGTTGATGATTTTCTCAGCCACCATCGTCCCGACAGCCTGGAAATGGTCAGCCTGACTGTCAACAAAAGGCCGCGGGCTAAGAGATACGAGTGGACCCGCGCGACTAAGAGCCTGTTCGTTCAACTGTGCATGAGACACTCACTGAGGACGGCCTGCAACACCGAACTCAATGTTATCGCCAGTCTGCGGTGTGAGTGGGCCAGGGACAACGAGTTCCGGTAGATAGATAGGGCTAGAAGTACGTATCTAGGAATGCAATGATCTCTTAAAAACAGGGTGCATATCTGGTAGTTTTGGTTGTCAAATCGGCACTCCGGTCCCTGTCAGGTTTGAGATTCGCCTGTGAATACGCACGATCCAATGAGCCCGAAATTTAACTTTCTTCGATTTAAAGCATCGTGGGGGCTGAATTATTCTGTTTCCTTATTTAGACACTCCCAGACTACCAAGGTTCTCAATTCATACGACGAACAACAGCAGCTCCTCTCTCGAAATGCTTCAAGAATCTCCCCGAGATAACACGATTCTCTACCTCACCAACAGCAATAGGCCACAACACCCGAGCAGTCCCATCCTCAAACCCAATGGGACATCCGTTTTTGGGCTGGCACTCTGGTGCAGCAGACATATAACCCGGATCCACGGAGTTCATCGCAACACGGCGCGTTTGCCACGCCTTCCCGGCTTCTGTTTCCGTAATCATATTTATAGCAGCCTTAGACATGTTCGTGTGGACATGGTGTCCGGCCTTGCTTCGTGAATTCGGCATGTCTTCCAGGATCCCTTCCCGCGATGAAACATTGACGATGTATCCCACCGGCTttgatgtcgatgtcgaggatgaacCGGCTGCGCCCATGAGAGGTAGTAGCTCGCGGCATAGTATCAATGGAACGAAAGCGTTCACTGAGTGGGCGCTGATCAGGTCCTCGTATGGGATCTCATCTAGAGATTGCATCCATGATGATCTCGAGTCGGAGTCGACGTCACCGGTGGTGCGAAGTCCTTTCTGGACGACTCGGCCTTCATTCAGACTGTCTTGGCTAACTCCATTCGGAAGCAGCTGTTGCGTTTGCTCGTCCTCAATTCTCGGTATCCAGGATGCTTGCATCCCTCCCCTTAGCCGTGGTTGGTAGTCCACACTGGCACCGCCTGCGAGTAGTGCCTTGGCCTCTGGCAGATCCTTAAATGCCCTTTCACGAGATATAGCCTTCATTTCTGCCTTCACGGGATCCGTCAAAGTCTGCGCGGCATTATTGATCAGAATTTCAAGTGATGTTCGCGAATCAGAATTATGCCGTCCATCCCATGCACGCAATAGCTCCTTCACAACATGTACGAGCCTGAAAGCGTCACTTGCAGCTCGAAAGTCCGCACCAACGACTTTCAAGCTCGAGCTCCATTGCTCAAAATCTGGTTCCCTTGCATATCGAGTCGCTGCATCACCGGGGTACCGAGATGAAACGATAACTCGAGCACCGCAACGAAGCATTCGTAGCGCAGTATGATATCCGAGGTTGATTCGCCCTCCGGTAATCAGAGCGGTCTTTCCGGAGAGATTCAGCTTTTCGGGCAATGAAAGCCGAGATGAGGCAATATTGAACATTCCACACGACCGACACAATGACGGATATAGGTCATGGGCTTCTGAGTCCTGGAAGCGATAACAGCAAATATAGCACCTGGAGAATTTGGAGTATCTGTCGTTTCTGGCATTTAGCGCTTGCGACGCATGATGCTGAGCTCGCCGGCTGCTGTCCATCCCAAGTTGTGTTCGCACCGCGAGGATCACGTCAGACAAGGGGCTTGATGATTCGAGTTGCGAGATGGATTTCTGCATATGAAGGTAGTCCAGCACCTTTAGTGCTGCTTCAAACTCTTCGTTTGTGGGTATACTGTTATTTGAGGTTGTTGGTTCGTCTCCATCATTGTCCGCCACGGTGTCCAGTTGATATAGATAGGCTCTGATTCCTTGAACAATGCTCTCGCATCTTACCCTCTTCAGGGCCATCGGTACCTCGCTCTGAGGAGTCAGGTGCCATGATACAGCCTCTAATAAAGGACAACTAGCAGTAGGCAAGTGAAACGCTAGAGTACTCGGCATTTTTTTCTCGCGACATAGTTGCTGATCCTCCCTCAAGCGTAGCGCGATAACTTCCGGATCATCACATTCGTCGAGATGTAAATCCTTTGGGAATGACTTCATGTTTTCAGCCCGTTCAATTTTCTCGGGTTTTTTAAACGGGATGTATCGAACATGCTTAAACGGGCGGAATTTGTCATTTATAACCCACAGTGTGGATATGAGCGGTTGATTTGGCCCCAACAACGCGCCACTAGTGACTCACGCGAATTTTCAGCCGCACGAAAATCATATAAAAGGGCGGGGCTAAATCCAAAATAACACATTTATTCTACACGAGATCATCCAGCGCAATCTCACCACGAACATTGACATGATGGTCCCGCTTCCTCTCCAAGCCGTCGTTCGAGGGCTCCTTACCACACCACCAGAACTTGCGCACCAAatcatcgatgatctccgCGTCTGGGACATTCTCAGGCTTTTGATTCATGACAATCCTCATATAAACGGTTGTATTCTCTCACATCAAACCTGTGGCCAGGTCTTTAATCATGACCCCGATATTCTTGCCAAAGTGCGCGACGCCGTTCGCTTCTACTATGAATTCTGCTCAAGCTGTCAACTTCAAATGGCGCCCGAGGACTCCATACTAGCCTTGAATATCCTATCTGTCAAGTCTATACTATATAAGAGGATTCTAGACACAATGCACTCCCGCATTTACGACGGGATTCAATCAGCCACCAAGATTGCGAATCTGAATCGTTATGCTCCGGAGTCAGGACTTCCTGAAGTCTGGGATTATTCAACAATTGGGGCCCTGGAAGAGCGCTGGAATGTCACGAAAGAGGCGAGGAAGAACCTTGCACGCAAGAATCTTGCTCAGCTGCATTGGGCTGCAGATATGCTACAAGCGAACCAGGAcatcttgaagaagacaCTGGATCCAGGCCAACAGCCGCGAGAGAATATTGCGCATGTTGTTCAAAGAATGAAGTTCAGCGCAGACAAATATGCCAAAGTGCATCGCCTCTATTATGCAAGCTCAGAGTTCCTCCTTTATGAATTTTTTCCTATCATTCCGTTCGACTGGGCcttggaggagctggtcaatATGCTGGTAAAGCACCAGCTGGCCACCGAAAGCCCCGATGGAGAAGTCGAAGTGCCTGAAAGGAGGCCAGAAGATGGGCTTGCACATCCAATTGAACATCCAACATCGATCAAGCGTTCTGTCCAAATCCTGATCATCGGAATGCCCTATTTCTATTTATCCTTTCCTCAATCGCTGCCTCCCGCCAAGCATCCTCTCATAACAGATAAGAAGACGAACCGGATTTACCGAACTGCGAACACGCCTTGGTCTGGAAAGCCGTTCATATTTCCGGACCTTAATCCAGAGGCCCCGTGTTTTACGCCACATAATTCTGGAGTTCGCCTTGCGTTTCGCCGGGATAAGCAGTTTCAAGGGTATGAGCCTCATAATGCaagggaagaggaatggTTGGAGGCTTTTGTGAACTTATACCGATATTTGAAAGGCTTGGAGAGTGAAGGCCTGGCTCGGACTTGAATTGGGTTACCGAACCATTGCTTAGCAATTTCGAGTGAATAGAATTCCCTTGCCCCAATTCCAGGCTTAGATAGAATTGGGAGCATCAACCCCAATAATTCTGCAGTTTTCTGAGCTCGTGACTCATATCATGACCAGCGAAGTGTTTTGGGTGTCAATCCTTCTAGTAGACTAGACCTAAGAAGTCGACAGGTTATGAAACTTGGTCTAGCCAGGTGCGCGTCTAGACGGATAGAATGTCTGCAATCCAAGATCCCAGGTTGTCTCAGATATGGGATCAATATCCGCATCCGTTTCTGGGACTCGTCGACTCCCTCCCTGGAGAGGCCTAGGTGGATTGCCAGGATTTTCGTATAAACGTTGATAGGAGCATTTCCGATCTCGGTCGCTGCACTCAGAGCTTGGTTGTTCCCCATTGCAAGCCTTTCTCAAACTCGCACAGCTATCACACGCACGTCGCTGCTTACCTCCTTGGTGTGGCTCAGGGATAGAGTGTCCATTGTCTACACGAGCTTTGCACGATTTCCAATGTCTTCGCAAGACATCTCTTCAAAATTGGTGAGTAATCGTTGCTTTTCATGGCAAGGAAATATTGGTAGACATACCCTCTGCTAAAAGAAGATCTGCAAAAAGGACAGAAGTTGCTTCTTCCCGTCTTATCTGGAAGTGGGGTCAGCATTAATGTGAGATGGCGTTTATAGCGAGTGGACTAACGAGTCAATTCATGGCGTTTCAAATGATCTAGTCGTCCGAACTTCGACATGCACTTATCGCAGTTCCATTGCCTACTGGTTTTGACACCAGAACCTTGCCGCCCCGACTGCTCCATTTTGACAGTTTGGTCCTATAAgctctttttcctttgttaGATGTCGGTTCGCTGAGTGATCATAGATTATCGAATTTAAATTTGGTCAGTGAATCTTTGTCTCTGCGTCGTATGATACCCGGTAAGCGACAAAAGAAACCCCGGTGTCCCTCGAACGTCGTATAAGTGTGGGTTATGTCCGACGGCGAAATATGAGTTCAACGCGCGGTGTGCGATTAGCACTAGTTAGACCGATGTCCTGAGGTGTTCTCGAGTCCGTGTTTCCGAGTCCGTGTTTTCGAGTCCGTGTCCGACCGTTTCTCCGGCCAAATCGGTTGCCGAGCGAGAGGTGGAAGTGGCAGATTGGGCCGGGTCGGTGAGGACCCACATGATCCGTCGCGATTCCCCCGCACGATTTCCGATGCCTTTCCTCCACAAAATGGAACAGAGTTCATTCTTTGCCATATATTTAACGGCTGTTTCAACCCTACTAGTTCCTTCCTTCATTCCTGTCTTTGTATACTGAGTAGCAAAGAACTCCTTCAAGATTCACATCTCATCGCTATTTACAGCCTTTATATCATGTCGTCCATTGCAGTATCATCTACAGCAGTGGCCAGTAACTCGCAGGCAGCTGAGGAGCATTACAATAACTGGCCTAATGACAAGGGAGTAAGTTAATTGCCTTACATTGAAGCTAAATAAGGCTCTAACTCAGCTACTCAGTTCGATCCTGAATTTGAAGAGCATAGTCCCGTGGAACTGTCGGTAACTGGCCATATTCCCGCCTATGCTGCCGGAACCCTATACCGTACCGGACCATGCAAGAGCAAAGTGGACACAGAAAATGGCGGAACATTTCAAGTATCTCACTGGTTTGACGGATTCAGCCAAACGCATCGTTTCCAAATCATGGGCCCTGACAATGTTCATGGGAACGTTCGGGTCTTCTACAACTCGCGCTTCTCGACTGATGCGTTGATTGAGAGTGTGAGAAAGACTGGATCTCTACAAGCGATGGGGTTTGGACAGAAACGCGATCCTTGCAAGAGTGTGTTCAACAAGATTCAAAGTGAACATACTCCCCCCGAAGACCCATCTGCTATCAACATCGGCGTCACCCTATCCGTCAATATGCCTGGTCTGGACCATACAGCTACTGCAGAGCCAAACAACCGTTGGGACGGTTCCAAGCCGATCCAGAACCTCTATGCAAAGACCGATCgcaatgtcttcaagaaAATCGACCCGGAAACTCTAGAGCCCATAGGACTCGCAGCGCAGGCTGACCTTCATCCGGATCTCGACGGGCCGCTGTCAGCTTCACATGCTCGATCCGATCCTAAAACTGGAGACGTGTTCAACTTCAATTGCTCACTGAGTCCATCCCCCACATATCGCGTTTTCCAAGTATCTGCCTCTACGGGGAAGACGACAATTCTCGCGACCTTTCCGGGAACACCAGCGTACCTTCATTCCCTGGTCCTCACACAGGATTATGTTCTGCTCTGTGTATGGAATTCGCATATTAATCCGATGAAACTTGCAAATGGCTCATTCATGGAGGCCATAATGCCGATGGACGCGACCAAACCAGCAACATGGTATGTCATCGACCGCAAGAATGGCCAGGGACTAGTTGCAAAATATGAGAGCCCTgcattcttctgcttccaCACCATCAATGCATGGCAGCAACCGTCCAAAGAAGACCCCAGCAAGACGGATGTGGTGGCGGATCTTTTGAGGCTCGAGAGCCCGGAGTTTTTGAAGACTCTGTATTTCGAAAATCTCATTTCTACTTCCGCAAAGGCGAAGGCCCTTACCGAACAACGGGATGACTCCTTGCGCTCGTCCTTTTCTCGTTTCCGTCTCCCTGCTGTGCCTTCTGCTCCCACAGCCGAGGTCGGCAAGGCATCTATCGAGTGGAGTGAATGTCAGGCGCTCAATCCCGAGCTGCCAACAATCAACCCCAATTTTGTCACCCAGCCATACCGATATGTCTACGCTGTGACGCTTAGCGGCAGGTCGACCTTTACCGACAGCATAATGAAGCTTGATTGCGAGACCAAGGAAACTCATGCGTGGTCGCACCACGGTCATTCCCCTGGAGAAGCGTTATTCATTGCTGATCCGAATGGAAggaatgaagatgatggagtGCTTCTCAGCGTTGTCTTGGATGGCATGCGAGGCAAAAGCTATCTTCTTTGTCTAAATGCCCATGACCTCACAGAACTTGGCAGAGCCGACGTTAATGGACCTGTTGGGTTCGGGTTTCACGGACAGCATGTTCCGAAAGTCGGGGTGCCTACTGGCGACTATTAGAGGGCAGGATTTGGGATCTCATATGCCATACGGACAGCAACACGTTTTGTACAGCTTGTAGTGTTTTTTGAATGTATTTCTTGAATTTAAATATCCACTTCCATCAATCCATATGCGAGATCATGGCTGAGGTCTAGATTAGGTATGAAAAATATATTATTAACGTGGTGGCGGCTTTGATATTTGCACTGTTTGTCCATCAACTCTGCGCCCTTGGAACGACATCCAACTTCGGCCTTGTTCAACCTCTCTCTTCGAGTCACACGCAAAAGCAATCATTCTTCTCTCATATTTGCCAACACAGAAACATTGTCTTCAAAATGGCACCTCCAtctggcgaagaagatctcTCCGTCCTCCTTGCGACAATGCAGCCAATCTTGGACCCAACCACCTACGTCTTTCTCAACACCAAAGAGCCTCTCCCGTCCCTTCCACTGGCTACTCTCGAGCCACAGCTTATTGTCCAAGAGGCTGAAGGCATCACTATTGTGACCACCGAGGCGTTAGCCACGTCCCACGGCTTCAAAGAGCACACGTTTCCTTGCAAAAAGATCACGCTCACCATCCACTCCAGTCTTGAGGCTGTCGGACTGATTGCGACTATTACTGCGCGCCTCAAGGATAACGGTATCAGTACCAATGTTGTTAGCGGGTATTTTCATGATCACATCTATGTTCCGGTGAATCGGGCACAGGGTGCGATGCAGGTGCTTGGGGAATTTGCAAATGCGAAGTGAGCCTACATTATGTATGAGAGCaattgttcttctttgggAATTACTCGAAACAATGTGTTCGCATCATTATGCAAATCTGTAGCTTTTCCTGCCAACAGCACGGCGTCATTGTCTTTGGTCTTCCTTTCATACCGTGTTGTcgggaattgatagggacaccACAGCTTTTGTTAGGGACACCACAACTTATGTAATAAAATTGATTATCTAAGTAGAAATATCATGTGATCTGTATTTGAATTTCATTCTGAATTCCACTCTCTCTCTATAATTTACATGACCTTCGTGTATGCCCAATTTCACCACAATTGCTGCATTTTGGCGCTGCCTTCGTCCGCTTCTGTATAGGCTCTCCATCAATGATTTGCTCTGCCTGATCCTGACCCCGCTTCCGTTTTTTAGGTTTTGGTAATGGAATTGTAGGTTCTAAAATTGGCAGATATTCTGATTCGCCCTCTTCTAAGCCTAATCGCCAGAATGGGTGGATATCTGTCAATGGAATGGCCTGATTTCGCTTCAATAGATCAAAAATTCTATGAGCGCATGGTAGGCCCATAGTCCTTGTAAATCCATTTTGGCAGGGGCCTAAGGGAGCAATTTCTGTAGCTCTTTTAGCCTTTGAAACTTGCTCACTGATTCGTCGAATCGAATATCGCGAAGTCCTAAGCATAATATTAGCATAAAGCTCTTGCGATGGCACATTTACCCTTTGAATTTGGTCGCTTGCAAAATCGTACGCAAGGGTACTATGCTGCGCTTGTAAAGCTTGTGAAATTCCTTCAAATACAAATAGCATATCGCCTGTCGAACTACCTAGATATTTTTTTAAAAAGGCATGTGAGCCTTCTACCCGGGATGTCGCTGCATTACCTAGGTGTAGATATTGCTGAATCCACGCAACTACGAATTTCTCTTTATAAATTAGCCAATTTTCCTCTATATAGCGAATtgaaggggggggggaacTGCTTCTTAAATTCTAGAAGCCTAGAATTATAAAACTCTTCTGTAGTAGAATAGATTAGCTCATTCCACGATTGTAGAAATTTTTGATGCTCGTCATTTGTAGAGAAGTGCTGCTTCGTATGTTGTATCACATTTTTATTAATATGCCATACACAAAGTAAATGTGGATATGTAGGGCAGACATCTATAATTGCACCTAATAAAGCGAGCCATCGATCAGTACAAAGAACTGGTTCAAAGGGTAAGGGATCTAGAAAGGAGAAAAACGTCTTTAAAGCCCAAATATagctctcttcttgttcatttCGCATAAAGCAGAAAGCGATACTAAATGTTGAATTTGAAGGTGATACGCCAATAATGTGCAATAGAGGCATTTGATAGCGATTCGTCTTATAAGTGCAATCTAGTATAAACACCCTATTAAATTTATTAGCGTATTCGATCGATTTAGGATGTGCAAACATAAAGAAGAGAATATGGCCTTCGTGATCTTGTTTAGTAGCAAATTTCCACTGATTCTCTTCTAGAGTCTTTTGTAGAATCTCAATTGGCGTACGATTACCAAGTTTTTGCCTTCGTAAAGCGCTTCGAGCATTATAAATATCTCGAGGCGTAATTAAAGCATCTTTATGCTCTTTCTTAATCAAAGTAAGGATTTCGCGGGGTTTTGATCTAACTTCAGACATGCGATGGATAGTTTGAAGCTGATTATCTGTAAATTTGCGCGCTGACGGATGACCTATCATATTATTGGCTGCATGATTATGATTTGGATTTCGTACCTGTAAATCCCACTGCTCACTATTAGGAAGCTTCTTCCCATATAGCTGAAATGGACAATTAATCCGTCGTGTAGTAGTTAATCGTCGCTTTGCCCCTTCTGGCGCATTAATACGATCATGATAAGTGCCACCACGATCACAACCAAGAGTAATATTTCGATTTGCATTTGATCGTAAAGTAGTAATTGCATAGCCTTGGGAGAGAGCATGCTGACGCACAGATGCTAGTAGGAGCTCTCTAGAATCAAAGATCTACTCTGTAGGGGGGTCCATTTTGAAGTAGATAACTACAAAGCTTTagaagggggggggggggagcCAGGATTTTATAGTAGAACAGATAATAGAATGATGTTGCTATAGTAATCTAAATACAGATCACATGACATTTTTAATTATGTAATTACCCATATTACATAAGTTGTGGTGTCCCTAACAAAAGCTGTggtgtccctatcaattccccGTGTTGTCTAAAATATTATGTAATAAGTAATTGCCATAAGCGCTGTGGTTTACTTCCAGGCAAGATGTTTGCTACGAGCTTAGGAAGTGCGAGCAGCCAGAATGGTAATACATCTAGACAATCCCTTTGCCAATATCTACGCGTACCGGCCATCAAGGATCTTGTAGCAGAAATACTTGAACTTAAATTCTATCTTCCTCATCCCCCAGAGACGCCAGAAGAATAAAGATCACTAACCCCAAAATCCCAAGGAAAATAAAGAACTCCTCTTTCGAGGCCATTTTGGTGTTGGCGGCACAAATCCAGCCAGCAGTCTGAACGTAATGAGCCTCCTTCCCTCCATTTCTCTCACCAGCAAAATGAAAATCAccagaaaaaaaatataAAAAGTAAAGTAAACTTGAGTCCTCTTTTGGGAGGACGTGAGAAGCAGAGGAAAAATGACGAAAATGCAACGATAGAAAGACCAGAGGtaaaacaaaaacaccagGGTATTAATCATACAAGGGAGgttgattgatgatgacaatcGATCAACCAGGGACTCAGTAATCATCTTCTCGTTCGACCACCATCAACAACTCAGTGAGTTCCTTGCGCAGAGCGCGATTGCGGTCCCAGGACTCGACGATCTTGGTGCGCTGGCTTAGGAACACTGCCTTTTTCCAGGGAAGGCCGTACTGCGAAGCCATGCGATCAGGGATCCCGCGCGCAATGTTCCGCAGCACCAATGCAGCCTTGTACGCGACGCCGAAGGGCTCGCCTTTTTCGTTGACGGGGGTATCCATGTAATACCACTTGCGGACGATGCGCTCTTGGAGAATGGCGCGTTTGGAACTTGGGGGCGGTGCGCCGGCGGGGCGGTCTTCGGGGAGGTGGGAGGAGACGTGGCCAGCGACCATTGCCGTGTTAGTGCTTGGTCCAGACACCCGGAATCGATTGCAATTATCCCATTGACAGGTGTGAATGGGCTTTTCTGCGGCATCCAGTTTGTACTGGCCTGGCTCCTCGGCAGGCTCTAAGTTCATATGGTCGGCGAAGACGTGGTTCCGGAGGTCGGTAGGAGATGCGAACGCCTGCTGGCACATTTTGGAGGGACTCGAGTTGTCGGCCCACTTGCAGTACAGGTATGGGAACCCTTCAAACGTATAAGCAGTCTCTAAAGGTCGGATACCCTTGATGATGAACTTGGCGGTTCCCGGGCCATTGATGACTTGAGCTTGAGCGTTTGTAAACGTATTGCTGACGTTCTTGATAAACTCGGCAGCAGGAAGAACACCGCCTCCAGGAATACGAGGATCGGCGAAACGGCTCTGGTAGGCCTGCCACAAGGCAATCTGCGTGATCTCGCACTCTGTGTCTTCGATGAAGCAGCAACGGAGCCACTGAGAGCTGCGCTCGGGCTCGGAGAGTTCCATCAGGTCCTTCAGAAGCTTCGCAGGCACACGCGGGATCTCTGACGGAGCGGGAGcgactttttcttcttggagaacGGTTTCCTTTTTGGTAGGCCGTGATTCGTAGGTGAGCAGCGCGACCATGCGAGGCACAAAAACCACCGGGAAGTTGATAATGTCCATCAATTTTTCAATGTTATCCGGGCTGAGCGTGTATTGATACCAAAAATCAAGCGCACCACTCAGGACGTCTTTGTCGAGGTCCAGTAACGTGTGGTAGTACAGTTGCTGTAGAGTCGGCTTGGATATGCGTTCCATGGCCCTGTTTCCGTCGCCCTCATCCATCTCGGTAGAGAAGTGCGTCAATGCCCAGAGAGCTCTGATAACATGCGCACGATCTGATGAATCGAGGCAATTGACTAGGGAGACCCACAAGGGATCTTCCACGTCCGTCCGCATGAATTTGGTGCACTCTTCGGCAATATCGAGTGCATCGTTTTTGATTTCATTCAAACGAGGCTGATTCGGGAGATTGATCAGGACGACCAGGAAATCCCTCAGGAGCCCCTTTGCGTAGCGCGAGACGTACCAAGCATTCTCCTTCAGCAACACCATGTTACGCATCACCAAAACGGCCTCTTTGACATTCCGAAGCTCATGGTTGAGCTCGTACGTTTCAAGACTGTCGTAGGGCAAGTTCGTGGGGAGTTTTTGGAGCTTgtcgaggagattgcgcgTTCCGTGTAGTGAGTTGAGCACGTTAACCCTATCGATGGGCTGCCGAGGATCATACTGGAGTTCCCATTTTACTCCAGTGCAGATACGAGTGACGTCCAACGCCTTCTCCATCAGGGTTTCCGCCAGCAAAGGAAACCCTTCAAACTTGAACTTGTCCCATCGTTGGTTGGAAATTTGGACCAGGTGGTACAAGGCAAAGTCAATTTCGTCGGGTATCCCCGATTGCAGGCCGTAATGGGCACGCTTGTAGATGTGATCAGCTGTAGGGAAATGAGATCAGCTTGTCAGCACACCATGAGTCGGATTGATGCTCTACTTACTCCTTGGTACCTCAAGATACCGGAGAGGAAAATAAGGGTCATAGAAATCGGGCTGTTTCACTTGTTTTCGGCCGAGGTTGGCAAACAGCACAGGACGGTTCCCCGGCGTTGCGACTTCCCGCGTGGACATCGGTAGTGGTATATGTTCCTTTCCCTCCCAGGTTTCGACGCCGAAATGCGTACCCGGCTGGTGTTGCGTAGCAGAGCTGAGGGTCACAtgggaggaggttggaggtTGAGGAGATGTGAAGCCTTGCTGGGTGTGGGAACGTCGCTCGCGTCCAGTATCCGGGGTGAAGGGCTGGTTGACTTTGGGCGCCTGGCGCAGGCCCTCTGTTGCTCGAGTCAGTACAATTGTCAGTGTGTCTGGTGGGGGCAAGGGGGCGTACGTCGTAGGGAGTGCCGAGTTGTAGGGGTGGACATATTGCCGATTGGAACAGATGACAGGCGCAAACGCGGATTCACGGCGGTGTCTCCCTTGGGAAATCCGTTTCCCAAGGCCGCGCAAGTGGATCGAAGCCGACCGACTTCAAAGAGGGTATCTTGTCTAGGAGATGGTGAAAGTGCTGGCTCGTTTTCACAGCCCTTGACTGAAGGACTTTTGTAGGGAGGCTGGTTTTGGCGATCGTCTTGCTGCAGTCCTTGTGGTGAAAGCGGCACAAAGGAATATCGTCGAGGATTGAGTCTGCTTGTCGAGCGATAAGAGTGTGGTGCCTCCGCGACAAGGTGGCAGATGCGGCGCGTTCGAGCTGGGATCAATTCTCGCGGCGACGATGCGCGACAGACTGAACACAGACTGCTCGATGGCGGAACGAGGGGTAGAAGGGAGTAAGGGTCGTGTGAATGAAAGGAGTTCCGGCGACCAAGATCATCCGTGGAATAAGCGCCAATGCCTGGAGGAAGTGGCCCTGAGACGCAGGACAAGAGTTGGTGATCGACCGACCT carries:
- a CDS encoding uncharacterized protein (ID:PFLUO_002954-T1.cds;~source:funannotate); the encoded protein is MSTPTTRHSLRQGLRQAPKVNQPFTPDTGRERRSHTQQGFTSPQPPTSSHVTLSSATQHQPGTHFGVETWEGKEHIPLPMSTREVATPGNRPVLFANLGRKQVKQPDFYDPYFPLRYLEVPRTDHIYKRAHYGLQSGIPDEIDFALYHLVQISNQRWDKFKFEGFPLLAETLMEKALDVTRICTGVKWELQYDPRQPIDRVNVLNSLHGTRNLLDKLQKLPTNLPYDSLETYELNHELRNVKEAVLVMRNMVLLKENAWYVSRYAKGLLRDFLVVLINLPNQPRLNEIKNDALDIAEECTKFMRTDVEDPLWVSLVNCLDSSDRAHVIRALWALTHFSTEMDEGDGNRAMERISKPTLQQLYYHTLLDLDKDVLSGALDFWYQYTLSPDNIEKLMDIINFPVVFVPRMVALLTYESRPTKKETVLQEEKVAPAPSEIPRVPAKLLKDLMELSEPERSSQWLRCCFIEDTECEITQIALWQAYQSRFADPRIPGGGVLPAAEFIKNVSNTFTNAQAQVINGPGTAKFIIKGIRPLETAYTFEGFPYLYCKWADNSSPSKMCQQAFASPTDLRNHVFADHMNLEPAEEPGQYKLDAAEKPIHTCQWDNCNRFRVSGPSTNTAMVAGHVSSHLPEDRPAGAPPPSSKRAILQERIVRKWYYMDTPVNEKGEPFGVAYKAALVLRNIARGIPDRMASQYGLPWKKAVFLSQRTKIVESWDRNRALRKELTELLMVVEREDDY